The DNA sequence GTAGTGGTTGAGCGTCTCGATGTCGCGGAAGTCGTCGATGGACTCGAAGGGCACGTTCGCCATCCCGAGCTCCTCACCCTGGTAGACGTAGGGCGTTCCGCGCATCAGGTGCAGGACCGTGCCGAGCGCCTTCGCCGAGGCGACGCGGTGCTCCGGCCGGTCGTCGCCGAACCGGCTGACCACGCGGGGCTGGTCGTGGTTGTTCCAGTACAGGCTGTTCCAGCCGGCCGCGGCGAGGCCCTCCTGCCACTTGGCGAGGTTGCGCTTGAGGTCGAGGACGCTCGCCGGGCGGTCGTCCCACTTGCCGCCAGGCCCGTGGTCGAGGTCGACGTGCTCGAACTGGAACACCATGTCGAGCTCGTCGCGCGCGGGGTCGGTGAACAGCCGCGCCTCCTCCACCGAGACGCCCGGCATCTCCCCCACGGTCAGGATGCGATCGGCGCGGCCGGCGAAGACCCGCTCGTGCATCTCGTGCAGGAACTCGTGGATGCGCGGCCCCTGCCCGAAGAACGGGTAGCCCTCGCCGTACAGCTTCCCGGGCGGGACCTCGCCGTCGGGGAGGTCGACCACCTTCGAGATGAAGTTGATCACGTCCATCCTGAACCCGTCGACGCCGCGGTCGAGCCACCAGTTCATCATGTCGTAGACGGCCTCGCGGACCTCCGGGTTCTCCCAGTTGAGGTCGGGCTGCTTGCGCGAGAAGAGGTGGAGGTAGTACTCGCCGGTAGCGGGGTCGAGCTGCCAGGCGGGGCCGGAGAAGAACGACCCCCAGTTGTTCGGCTCTGCCCCTTGCTCGCCGGGCTCCCGGCCGTCGCGCGCGGGGCGCCACCAGTACCAGTCGCGTTTCGGGTTGTCGAGCGAGGAGGCCGACTCGATGAACCACGGGTGCTCGTCGGAGGTGTGGTTGACCACGAGGTCCATGACGAGCTTGATGCCGCGCGCGTGGAGACCGGCCAGCAGCTCGTCGAAGTCGCCGAACGTCCCGAACAGCGGGTCGATCGCGCGATAGTCGCTGATGTCGTAGCCGTTGTCGTCGTGCGGGGACGCGTAGATGGGCGAGAGCCACACCACGTCGACGCCGAGCTCCTGCAGGTGGTCGAGGTGCTGGATGACGCCGCGCAGGTCGCCGATGCCGTCGCCGTCGCTGTCCGCGAAACTGCGCGGATAGATCTGATAGACGACCGCCGACTTCCACCATGTCTCGCTCACGGGCCCACCTTACCCGTGGGGCGCGGGGCGGGCGGGCCGCTCAGGCGTCGCGGCGGTCGAGAACGACCCGCGCGCCCGCCTGCGCGGACTCCCTGGCGGCCAGGCAGACCCGCAGCGCCTCGATCGCGGCGGCCACCGGCGATCGGGCCGGCTCCGCACCGCGCTCGACGCACTCCAGGAAGTAGCGGGCCTGGGCCGCGAAGGCGTCGCCGGGGACGTCGGCCACGGTGTCCGTTCCTCCGTCGCCGACGACCTCCAGCGTGGTGCGGAAGGCCGCGCCGGCCGGGAGGTCGGCGACCGCGAGAAGCTGCGCCACGCCTCCCGACGCGTACTCGACCGTGATCGCGGCCGGGGCTCCGAAACCGTCGCCCGGCGTGCGGACCGCCGTGACTGCGACGGGGTCGCCGAGGTACGCGTTCGCCTGGTCGACGTCGTGGATGGCGAAGTCCACGATCATCCCGCCGGAGCGGGTCTCATCGGCCAGCCACTCCGCCCAGGCCGGAGCGGCCGACAGCCGCGAGGCGAGCACGGCGCGCGGACGCCCGACCGAGCCGGCCGCGACGCGTTCGGCCAGCGCCGCATAGCCCGGGAAGAACCGCACGACATGGGCGACCATGAGGACACCGGGCGCGCGCGCCGCAGCGTCGGCGACCCGTTCGGCGTCGGCGATCGTGAGCGCGATCGGCTTCTCGAGCAGCACGCTCCTGCCCGCGGCGAGCGCCTGAACGGCGAGGTCCGTGTGGGTGGGGGTCGGCGTGCAGATCGAGACCAGATCGGCGCCGGGATCGTCCAGCGCCTCATCGAGGGAGGTCGCCCAGCGTGCGCCCGGAGCAGCGAGATCGGGACGCCTGCGGGGCGACACCACCCAGCGGACCGGGACGCCGCACGCGGCCCAGGCCTCCGCATGCGCGCGGCCCATCCGGCCGGCGCCGACGACGATCGCGCCGTGGCCCGTGGCGGGCGCGTCGCTCATCGCACCGCGCTGTCGACCTGCGCCGGGTCGAACAGCGCGTCGAGGACGAGCCGTCCCGCACCCCGGATGCCGGCCTCCTGCTTCGCCACGCTGACCGCGATGTCGAGCTGGTCGGTGATCATCGGCAGGCAGTCGGAGTAGATGGCCGAGCGGACGCCGGCGACGAACGCCTCCGCCTCGCCGAGGATGCCGCCGAGCACCAGGCGCTGCGGGTTGAAGAAGTTCATGATCGTCGCGAGCACACCTCCGGTGCGCAGGCCCGCCTCCCGCAGCATGAGCGTCGCGAGCGGGTGGGCGTCCCTGGCGAGGGCGACGACGTCGCGGGTGTCGGCCACGTCCACGCCGTCCCGGCGCAGGGCCTGGACGATCGCGGCGCCTCCGGCGACGGCGTCGAGGCAACCGACGCGGCCGCACGAGCACAACACCTCGGGGGCGCCGGGCACGGTGACGTGGCTGATGTCGCCGGCCATGCCGTGGTGGCCGCGGTATACGCCGCCGAACGCGACGATCCCGCAGCCGATGCTCGACCCGGCCTTGACGAAGACGAGCTGGCCGTCGCCCGCGAGCGCGTCCGGAGTGTGCGCGGTCGCGTCGAACTCCCCGAGCGCCATCAGGTTGGCGTCGTTGTCCACCGCGACGGTCAGCCCGGTGCGGGAGGCCAGCGCGGCGGCGACGTCCAGGCCGTTCCAGCCGGGCATCCGCGACGGCGAGACCATCCGGCCGGTCGTGGAGTCGACCGGGCCGGGCATCCCGATGCCGATGCCGCGCAGCTCCTGGCCGGGCGCGGCGTGCTGCGCGCGCAGCTCCTCCGCGCTCGCGGCGATCCAGCCGAGGACGTGGTCCGGCCCTGCGGCGATCTCCATGGGCGCGGTGCGGGAGGCCAGCAGCCGCCCGGACAGGTCGAAGAGCCCGAAGGTGGCGTGGTGCGAGCCGAGGTCCGCGGCGGCGACGACGCCCGAGCTGGCGTCGACCTCCAGCGCCCGCGGGCGGCGGCCGCCGTGCGAGACGCCCTCCCCCGCCTCGCGGAGGAAGCCGGCGGAGAGCAGGGCGTCGACCCGCTGCGCGACGGTCGACGGCGACAGGCCGGTGTGACGGGCGATGTCGGCCCGGGAGCCGGCGCGGCCCGAACGGACGAGGTGGAGGATGCCGCCCGGCGTCGCCGGTGCGTTCCCGGGTGCCGCGGTGTGCGTGCCGCTCATTTCAGCGCATCCCCCTGTTCGCACGCATCCGTCGCGTGCAGGTCTCGGTTGAGGATACTGTACCCACTTTCTTCGATTTCGAATCAACCAAATTCGAAATTGCAAGAACATGACTTACTTAGTACGCTCATCGCATCCCGACCGATGACGATACGAGGAACCGATGGAAACACCGAACGCTCGCCCGATGGTGAGCCTGCGCGGCGTCGACAAGCACTTCGGCGACCTGCACGTCCTCCGCTCGATCGACCTCGACGTGGCTCCCCGCGAGGTGGTCGTCGTGGTCGGGCCCTCCGGCTCCGGGAAGTCCACGCTCTGCCGCTCGATCAACCGGCTGGAGACCATCGACGGCGGCGAGATCCGCGTCGACGGCGAACTGCTCCCGCAGGAGGGCGCCGAGCTGGCCCGCCTCCGCGCCGAGGTCGGCATGGTGTTCCAGTCCTTCAACCTCTTCGCGCACCGCACCGTGCTCGACAACGTCGCGCTCGCGCCGGTCAAGGTGCGCAAGCTCAAGAAGGCGGAGGCCGAGCGCCAGGCCCTCGAACTGCTCGACCGGGTGGGCATCGCCGACAAGGCCGGCAGCCACCCGGCGCAGCTCTCCGGCGGCCAGCAGCAGCGCGCCGCCATCGCCCGCGCGCTCGCCATGCAGCCCAAGGTGATGCTCTTCGACGAGCCGACCAGCGCGCTCGACCCCGAGATGGTCGGCGAGGTGCTCGATGTGATGACCTCCCTGGCCCGCGAGGGGATGACCATGATCGTCGTCACGCACGAGATGGGCTTCGCCCGCCGCGCCGCCGACCGCGTCGTCTTCATGGACCACGGGCAGATCGTCGAGCAGGCGACGCCCGCCGAGTTCTTCGACTCGCCCCGCACCGAGCGGGCGAAGTCGTTCCTGGCCTCCGTGCTCTCGCACTGACGCCGCAGCACCAACGTTCCACAGCACGTCCGAACACGAAACGTCCGAACAAGAAAGGGATGCAATGACCCGCAGCTCTACCCGCACGACCCGCCGCCGGGCCGCCTTCGCCGGCGCCCTGCTCGCGGCCGTGACGCTCGCCGTCACCGCCTGCTCCTCCGGCACCTCGGCCCTCCCCGGCGACGGAGCCGGCTCCACGGCCAAGACCGACTCGGTCTTCTCCGGCGCCCCCGTCGCCAAGGCCGCCGCGATCATCCCCGGCTCCACGATGGAGAAGATCAAGAAGCGCGGCAAGCTCATCGTCGCCGAGGCGCTCGACGCCCCGCTGCTCTCGCAGCAGGACCCGACCGACCCGAGCAAGGTCACCGGCTTCGACGCCGACCTGGCCAAGCTGCTGGCGATCTACATCCTCGGCAAGCCGAACGTGGAGATCGTGCCGCCGGCGTCGGAGACCCGGGAGGCGATGCTGCAGAACGGCACGGTCGACGTCGTCTTCAACACGTACACGATCACCGAGCAGCGCGCGACGCAGGTCGACTTCGCCGGCCCGTACTTCGAGTCCGGCCTGTCGGTCGCCGTCAAGAGCGACAACAAGTCGATCAAGAGCGAGAAGGACCTCGACGGCAAGAACGTGATCGTCGGCGCGAACACGCCGGCCGTCACCGAGGTGCCGAAGATCGCACCGAAGGCCACGGTCACCGCGTTCGGCACCGACCCGGCCGCCGTCCAGGCGCTCATCCAGGGCCGCGGCGACGCCTACGTGCAGGACTACACCCTGCTCGCCAGCGACGCCGCCAGCGAGAAGCAGATCAAGGTGGTCGGCCAGCCGTTCACCAAGGAGCCCTACGGCATCGGCCTCCCGCACGGCGACAGCGACTTCAAGACGTTCGTCAACACCTGGCTGAAGACCATCCAGAAGGGCGGCCAGTGGGGCCAGGCGTGGAAGACCACGCTCGGCACCGTGACCGACTCGGCCATCCCGACCCCGCCGGAGATCGGCTCGGTCCCGGGTTCCTGACCCGGCCCAGAGTTCCCCGGCGATGAGCCGGGGGACCCCCGGGCGGAGCCGGTCCTCCGGCTCCGCCCGCCCCACGACTCCCCCTCACGAGTGAGCGAGCGATGAATCCCCTGATCGACAACCTCGGGCCGCTGCTGCAGGCCCTCGGCACGACGCTGATGATGGCGGTCGTGGCCGGCGTCGGCTCGATCGTGCTCGGCGTGCTTGTCACGATCGCGCGCGTGAGCCCGATCCCGGTGCTGCGCGCTGCGGCCTTCCTCTACGTGCAGTTCTTCATCAACGTGCCACTGCTGGCCCTGCTGCTGCTCGCCGTGTTCGCGCTGCCGGACGCCGGCCTCCTGCTGCCGCTGACGCCGACCGCGATCATCGTGCTCACCGTCTACGAGGCCGCCTACGTCGCAGAGGCCGTGCGCTCGGGGGTCAACACCGTCCCGGTCGGGCAGGTGGAGGCCTCCCGTGCCCTCGGCTTCACCCTCGGCCAGTCGCTGCGGCTGGTCGTCATCCCGCAGGCGCTGCGCGCGGTGGTGCAGCCGATCGGCAACGTGATGATCGCTCTCGCGATGAACACCGCCCTCGCCGCCGCGGTGGGTGTCGTGGAGCTGACCGCCGAGGTGAACAAGATCAACCTCGTCGCGGCGCAGCCCATCCTGATCTTCTCCGGCGCGGGCATCCTCTACATGGCCATCGCGCTGGCCATCGGCCTGACCGCCGGCTGGGTGGAGCGGAAGGTGGCGATCGCCCGATGACCGCACAGCTCATCCCCGACCGTCCGGCTCCGCGCCCGTCCGCGCGCCGATCGCGTCCGCGCCGGGCATATGCCGCGGCGTTCATGTACGACGTCCCCGGTCCGCGCGGGCGCCGCAACATCCTGGTCGGCACCGTCCTGAGCGTCCTCGCGATCGCCGGGCTGCTCGGCTACGGACTCTGGCAGTTCGCGTCGCACGGGCAGCTCGCGCCCGAACGATGGGCGCCGTTCACCGAGTGGCCGATCTGGAACTACCTGCTGGTCGGGCTGCTCGGGACCCTGGAGGCCGCCGCGATCGTCGCCGTGCTCGGCGGCTTCCTCGGGGTCCTCCTCGCGCTCGGCCGGATCAGCCGGCTGCGCGTCGTCCGGTGGCTGTGCGGGTTCTACATCGAGGTCGCCCGCACCGTTCCGGTGTTGCTGGTGATCTACCTCATGCTGTTCGGCCTCCCGCAGCTCGGCGTCAACCTGCCGGTGCTGTGGAAGCTGGTCGTCCCGCTGACGATCGCCAACTCGGCGGTCTTCGCGGAGATCGTGCGTGCCGGCATCCTGAGCCTCCCCCGCGGTCAGCGCGAGGCCGCGCTCAGCCTCGGGATGCGACCCGGCCAGGCGATGCGCTTCGTGGTGCTCCCGCAGGCCGCGCGGAACGTCGCGCCGTCGCTGGTGACGCAGTTCGTCAGCCTCCTGAAGGACACCTCGCTCGGCTACATCGTCGCGTTCACCGAGCTGCTCTACCGCGGCCAGGTGCTCGCGTCGTACCTGCACCTGCTTATCCCCACCTACGTCGCCGTGACGGTCATCTACCTGGTCGTCAACGGCAGCCTCTCGGCGTTCGCCTCCCGCCTGCAGCGCGGTCCGCGGCGGCGCGCCTCCGCACAACCCGTGCTTCCGGCGCTGCCGGCGGCTCAGCACCAGGAAGAGACCCATGTCTAGCACCGCCTCCCCCGTCCACGGGCTCGCCGAGCTCGCCGCCGTGCGCCGCTCCGGGCTGATCGAGAGCCGCCACTTCGGCAGCCTCGTCGCCCTCGACCCGGACGGCGGGACGCTGCTGGAGCTCGGCGACCCGGACGCGGTCGTGCTGCCGCGCAGCACGGTGAAGCCGCTGCAGGCGCTCGCGTGCCTCACCGCCGGCGCGCCGCTCGCCGGTCCGTCGCTGGCGATCGCCGCGGGCAGCCACACCGGGGAGGACGAGCACGTGCGGGTCGTCCGCGACATCCTCGCGGCCGCGGGCGTCGACGAGTCGGCGCTGGGCTGCCCGGTCGACCGGCCGGAGGACGAGGGCACCTTCGAGCGGATGATCCGCGCAGGAGAGTCGCGCACCCGCATCCGGATGAACTGCTCAGGCAAGCACGCCGCGATGCTGCTGGCCGCGGCTGTGAACGGCTGGCCGACCGACGGCTACCTGGACCCGTCCCACCCCGTGCAGCGGCATGTCCGGGAGACGATGGCCGAGCTGACCGGGGTGCCGGTGGGACACGATGCGATCGACGGCTGCGGCGCGCCGCTGTTCGAGACGACGGTGCGCGGTGTCGCCCGCTCGTTCGGCCGGCTGGTCACCGCGGCGCCCGGCACGCCGGAGCGCGCCGTCGCCGACGCGATGCGCGAGCACCCGTTCTATGTGGGCGGCAGCGGGCACCAGAACTCGACGCTCATGGAGACGGTCCCCGGCGCGCTGGCCAAGGGCGGCGCGGAGGGTGTGATCGGGGTGGCCGCCGCCGACGGGACCGCGGTCGCGATGAAGATCGTGGACGGCAGCCCGCGCGCCACGACGCTGATCGCCCTCCGGGTGCTGGAGGCCCTGGGCACGGACGTGTCGGGCGCTGCCACGCTGGTCGACCTCCCGGTGCTCGGCGGCGGCGTTCAGGTCGGGCGGATCGAGGTCGGGACCGACCTGGCGGCTGCGCTGGAGCGCGTCGCGTGAGCGGAGTGCTGGTCGAGGTCTGCCTGGAGGACCTCGCCGGAGTCCGCCTGGCCGAGGCCGCCGGCGCCGACCGGATCGAGCTGTGCAGTGCGCTGAGCGACGGCGGCCTGACCCCGTCCATCGGCACGGTGGCGGCCGCGCTGCGTCTGTCGTCGCGGATGGGCGTCACTGTCCTCATCCGCCAGCGGGCCGGCGACTTCGTGTTCGACGCGGACGAGCTCGCGGCGATGGTCGCGGACATCCACGCGGTGCGGGCGCTGCCGAACCCGAACGGCGTCGCGGTGGGGTTCGCGGTCGGCGCGCTGCGTCCCGACGGCTCGGTGGACGCCGGCGCGACCGCCGCTCTCGTGGCGGCGTGCGGGGAGGCGCCGGTGACCTTCCACAAGGCGTTCGACCAGGTGCCGGATCGTGCGGAGGCGCTGGAGGTGCTGGTGGGGCTGGGCGTCGCTCGGGTTCTCACGTCGGGCGGTTCACCTTCCGCCGTCGAGGGCGCCGACGCGCTGGCGGCGCTGGTGGCTCAGGCCGGCGACCGGATCGCCGTCCTGGCCGGGGGCGGCGTGCGGCCGGTCAACGCGGCGGAGCTGGTGCGCCGGAGCGGCGTGCGCGAAGTGCATCTGCGAGCGGTGACGACGGTGGCGAGCGGGTCGCAGGCCACGAGCAGGTACGACACGGGAGAGCGCGAGGTGACGTCGAGCGCGATCGTCGCGGCTGCCGTCGACGCCGTCCGCGGGGTGGCGGCATGAGCACCGACGTCGATATCGCCGCAGACACCTCATTCGAATCCAGCGCTGCTCACGCCCTGGCCCCCACCTCCGGGGCGTCCACGTCTCCGGTCGCCCTCGCCGTCGACCTCGGCGGCACGGCGATGAAGGGCGCCGTCGTGGCCGAGGGCGGCGCCGTGGTCGCCGAGCTGACGCGCCCGACGCCCGGAAGCGACATCCTCGACGCGCTCGTGACGCTCTTCCACGACCTCCGGGGCATCGCCGGCGACGCCGAGGTCGTCGGCGCGGGCGTCGCGACCCCCGGGATGCTGGACGAGCAGCACGGGATCGTCCACTACGCGTCCAACCTGGACTGGCGCGACGTCCCGCTGCTCGACATCCTGCAGCGCGAGCTGCGACTCCCGGTCGCCGTCGGGCACGACGTCCGCGCGGCCGGCCTGGCGGAGCGGACCTTCGGGGCGGCCCAGGGCTCGGACGACTTCGTCCTCGTGCCGATCGGCACCGGCGTCGCCGCGGCGCTCGTGACGGCGGGCGGGACCATCACGGGCGCGACGGGCGCCGCGGGCGAGTTCGGGCACATCCCGGTCATCCCCGGGGGCGAGCCGTGCACGTGCGGCCAGCGCGGCTGCCTGGAGGTCTACATGT is a window from the Leifsonia shinshuensis genome containing:
- a CDS encoding ROK family transcriptional regulator, whose amino-acid sequence is MSGTHTAAPGNAPATPGGILHLVRSGRAGSRADIARHTGLSPSTVAQRVDALLSAGFLREAGEGVSHGGRRPRALEVDASSGVVAAADLGSHHATFGLFDLSGRLLASRTAPMEIAAGPDHVLGWIAASAEELRAQHAAPGQELRGIGIGMPGPVDSTTGRMVSPSRMPGWNGLDVAAALASRTGLTVAVDNDANLMALGEFDATAHTPDALAGDGQLVFVKAGSSIGCGIVAFGGVYRGHHGMAGDISHVTVPGAPEVLCSCGRVGCLDAVAGGAAIVQALRRDGVDVADTRDVVALARDAHPLATLMLREAGLRTGGVLATIMNFFNPQRLVLGGILGEAEAFVAGVRSAIYSDCLPMITDQLDIAVSVAKQEAGIRGAGRLVLDALFDPAQVDSAVR
- a CDS encoding asparaginase produces the protein MSSTASPVHGLAELAAVRRSGLIESRHFGSLVALDPDGGTLLELGDPDAVVLPRSTVKPLQALACLTAGAPLAGPSLAIAAGSHTGEDEHVRVVRDILAAAGVDESALGCPVDRPEDEGTFERMIRAGESRTRIRMNCSGKHAAMLLAAAVNGWPTDGYLDPSHPVQRHVRETMAELTGVPVGHDAIDGCGAPLFETTVRGVARSFGRLVTAAPGTPERAVADAMREHPFYVGGSGHQNSTLMETVPGALAKGGAEGVIGVAAADGTAVAMKIVDGSPRATTLIALRVLEALGTDVSGAATLVDLPVLGGGVQVGRIEVGTDLAAALERVA
- a CDS encoding glycoside hydrolase family 13 protein, producing MSETWWKSAVVYQIYPRSFADSDGDGIGDLRGVIQHLDHLQELGVDVVWLSPIYASPHDDNGYDISDYRAIDPLFGTFGDFDELLAGLHARGIKLVMDLVVNHTSDEHPWFIESASSLDNPKRDWYWWRPARDGREPGEQGAEPNNWGSFFSGPAWQLDPATGEYYLHLFSRKQPDLNWENPEVREAVYDMMNWWLDRGVDGFRMDVINFISKVVDLPDGEVPPGKLYGEGYPFFGQGPRIHEFLHEMHERVFAGRADRILTVGEMPGVSVEEARLFTDPARDELDMVFQFEHVDLDHGPGGKWDDRPASVLDLKRNLAKWQEGLAAAGWNSLYWNNHDQPRVVSRFGDDRPEHRVASAKALGTVLHLMRGTPYVYQGEELGMANVPFESIDDFRDIETLNHYAEAVDIQGQDAGVVMAALRRTSRDNARTPMQWSAAPAAGFTTGTPWIEANPDYVLVNAAAEVPAPDSVFAHYRRLIDLRHRSAVVADGDFTLVLADHPQIFAYVRELNGRRLLVLVNLTSEPAPYDPSELDGWAGANLVLGNLDDSAARGVSGSLEPWEALVFERA
- a CDS encoding ROK family protein; the protein is MSTDVDIAADTSFESSAAHALAPTSGASTSPVALAVDLGGTAMKGAVVAEGGAVVAELTRPTPGSDILDALVTLFHDLRGIAGDAEVVGAGVATPGMLDEQHGIVHYASNLDWRDVPLLDILQRELRLPVAVGHDVRAAGLAERTFGAAQGSDDFVLVPIGTGVAAALVTAGGTITGATGAAGEFGHIPVIPGGEPCTCGQRGCLEVYMSGAGVARRYREAGGSPLSTRRIVARLGSDPLADRVWGEAVAVLAQGLTILTLLLDPKVIVLGGGVSHAGDALFGPLEHAVSAGLAWRERPEIVRSGLGGDAGRVGAGLLAFTAAR
- a CDS encoding glutamate ABC transporter substrate-binding protein, with protein sequence MTRSSTRTTRRRAAFAGALLAAVTLAVTACSSGTSALPGDGAGSTAKTDSVFSGAPVAKAAAIIPGSTMEKIKKRGKLIVAEALDAPLLSQQDPTDPSKVTGFDADLAKLLAIYILGKPNVEIVPPASETREAMLQNGTVDVVFNTYTITEQRATQVDFAGPYFESGLSVAVKSDNKSIKSEKDLDGKNVIVGANTPAVTEVPKIAPKATVTAFGTDPAAVQALIQGRGDAYVQDYTLLASDAASEKQIKVVGQPFTKEPYGIGLPHGDSDFKTFVNTWLKTIQKGGQWGQAWKTTLGTVTDSAIPTPPEIGSVPGS
- a CDS encoding Gfo/Idh/MocA family protein — its product is MSDAPATGHGAIVVGAGRMGRAHAEAWAACGVPVRWVVSPRRRPDLAAPGARWATSLDEALDDPGADLVSICTPTPTHTDLAVQALAAGRSVLLEKPIALTIADAERVADAAARAPGVLMVAHVVRFFPGYAALAERVAAGSVGRPRAVLASRLSAAPAWAEWLADETRSGGMIVDFAIHDVDQANAYLGDPVAVTAVRTPGDGFGAPAAITVEYASGGVAQLLAVADLPAGAAFRTTLEVVGDGGTDTVADVPGDAFAAQARYFLECVERGAEPARSPVAAAIEALRVCLAARESAQAGARVVLDRRDA
- a CDS encoding copper homeostasis protein CutC; its protein translation is MSGVLVEVCLEDLAGVRLAEAAGADRIELCSALSDGGLTPSIGTVAAALRLSSRMGVTVLIRQRAGDFVFDADELAAMVADIHAVRALPNPNGVAVGFAVGALRPDGSVDAGATAALVAACGEAPVTFHKAFDQVPDRAEALEVLVGLGVARVLTSGGSPSAVEGADALAALVAQAGDRIAVLAGGGVRPVNAAELVRRSGVREVHLRAVTTVASGSQATSRYDTGEREVTSSAIVAAAVDAVRGVAA
- a CDS encoding amino acid ABC transporter permease, whose product is MTAQLIPDRPAPRPSARRSRPRRAYAAAFMYDVPGPRGRRNILVGTVLSVLAIAGLLGYGLWQFASHGQLAPERWAPFTEWPIWNYLLVGLLGTLEAAAIVAVLGGFLGVLLALGRISRLRVVRWLCGFYIEVARTVPVLLVIYLMLFGLPQLGVNLPVLWKLVVPLTIANSAVFAEIVRAGILSLPRGQREAALSLGMRPGQAMRFVVLPQAARNVAPSLVTQFVSLLKDTSLGYIVAFTELLYRGQVLASYLHLLIPTYVAVTVIYLVVNGSLSAFASRLQRGPRRRASAQPVLPALPAAQHQEETHV
- a CDS encoding amino acid ABC transporter ATP-binding protein gives rise to the protein METPNARPMVSLRGVDKHFGDLHVLRSIDLDVAPREVVVVVGPSGSGKSTLCRSINRLETIDGGEIRVDGELLPQEGAELARLRAEVGMVFQSFNLFAHRTVLDNVALAPVKVRKLKKAEAERQALELLDRVGIADKAGSHPAQLSGGQQQRAAIARALAMQPKVMLFDEPTSALDPEMVGEVLDVMTSLAREGMTMIVVTHEMGFARRAADRVVFMDHGQIVEQATPAEFFDSPRTERAKSFLASVLSH
- a CDS encoding amino acid ABC transporter permease, which codes for MNPLIDNLGPLLQALGTTLMMAVVAGVGSIVLGVLVTIARVSPIPVLRAAAFLYVQFFINVPLLALLLLAVFALPDAGLLLPLTPTAIIVLTVYEAAYVAEAVRSGVNTVPVGQVEASRALGFTLGQSLRLVVIPQALRAVVQPIGNVMIALAMNTALAAAVGVVELTAEVNKINLVAAQPILIFSGAGILYMAIALAIGLTAGWVERKVAIAR